A region from the Acyrthosiphon pisum isolate AL4f chromosome A1, pea_aphid_22Mar2018_4r6ur, whole genome shotgun sequence genome encodes:
- the LOC103308089 gene encoding uncharacterized protein K02A2.6-like translates to MTNSRNSRNAQGGNEGPTVQKVQTYGTMGTLAEFRIDGDWNVYQERMEQFFLANGIPEERKVPLLITCMGEQAYKMLKDLCDPIKPADRTYEQLCTVLTRQFAKKVSVYRKREEFYNIRQNTNEFVTDWYAKMKNFAAQCSFGSNLIPVLKDKFTTGMKDGPIKDRLYEEETTKDLSDLVEIAMKKEAAIKTTSNIEVHSIGKSREGAKKKNIYGPPKKPSTAMGVEENEVMEMFQVEVKSENNCGLSPVMIMVKVENTLIEMEVDSGAGISILPEEVVKEKLPHIHINPTILKLRTYDGSIIKLTGGIEVKLMYGERELCGKLLVVKKGHRALVGRDLMNKLGITIRGISKIEVESTNKNNKLELLINEFEELFEEKIGKYKYEKVTLKVKEECTPIFCKPRQIPFAFKKKVEDELDRLEREEIIQKVETSEWGTLLVPVIKPDGSIRLCADYKTTVNKYLVDINHPLPRVEEVFVALQGGKTFSKLDFLNAYNQLQLCESTQKLLAWSTSKGIYIDKRLPFGTKPACSKFQSVIEKVLLGTKGVKNFLDDIIVTGHIIGSEGIERDQNKVKAMLNAVEPKSVTEVKAFTGPIHNLLKKEVKFVWTSECRQAFNKTKQAMASESLLVHYNSDLSVVLSCDASEYGIGAVLMHIFENGERRPVEYASRILTVAKKKILETDHKPLLALYGENKDIPVMASGRIQRWALYLSEFDYQVLHVKSNDNKVADGLSRLPDKHDVQTQTNETDYVDFMENTMPIYYEILRVKTKKDKEFNLVIKYLNEGWSIKVSEKLKPYAIKKEEICVDKDILMCGYRILIPKILRKNLLKEVHSTHMGMSKMKTLCRSYMWWPGLDKDIENWVQSCDACLQSRSEPILAEPNINSKILRKNLLKEVHSTHMGMSKMKTLCRSYMWWPGLDKDIENWVQSCDACLQSRSEPILAEPKKWEEASYPMDRVHIDFLYLKGKDYLIMTDIFTKWQEVAEMKVSNSGSVIEKLREIFARFGLPNKIVSDNGPQFRSEEFIQFCKNNMIKFVTSPPYHPATDGSAENAVKSLKNNILKAVKDKTNKNVSLNTLIQRYLLTYRNTPHWITGESPSYRMFGRKIKTRLDKLCISKETNKYIKRFRKVYFKEGDIVYARDYSNPNKKEWKKGTIEEVIGERIYIVRLEKENLIWRRHIDQLIEVGKIKENGIETVEKEKREEQTVLKEKKIIKEKGETMDKKNFEIEKSEINEGLEEEVEVSLSKRSKRNRKKPDRLNL, encoded by the exons ATGACGAACAGTCGGAACAGTAGGAACGCCCAAGGCGGGAACGAGGGTCCAACTGTACAGAAAGTCCAAACGTATGGTACTATGGGGACGTTGGCTGAGTTCAGAATCGATGGCGACTGGAATGTGTACCAGGAGCGGATGGAgcaattttttttggcaaacGGAATTCCTGAAGAACGTAAGGTACCTTTACTAATAACATGTATGGGCGAACAAGCATATAAGATGCTTAAGGACCTATGTGATCCGATTAAGCCAGCTGATAGGACATATGAGCAACTATGCACAGTACTGACTAGGCAGTTTGCTAAAAAAGTATCAGTGTATAGAAAAAGAGAAGAATTTTACAACATAAGACAGAATACTAATGAGTTTGTAACGGATTGGTATGCAAAAATGAAGAATTTTGCAGCGCAATGTAGTTTTGGATCAAATTTGATTCCGGTACTAAAAGATAAGTTCACTACTGGGATGAAGGATGGTCCGATCAAAGATCGTTTGTATGAAGAAGAAACGACCAAGGATTTAAGTGATCTGGTTGAAATTGCAATGAAGAAAGAGGCTGCAATCAAGACAACAAGTAACATAGAAGTGCATTCGATTGGGAAAAGCAGGGAAGGAgcaaagaagaaaaatatttatggtcCACCGAAGAAACCTTCAACAGCGATGGGAG TTGAGGAAAATGAAGTAATGGAAATGTTTCAAGTGGAGGTTAAAAGTGAAAATAACTGCGGGTTAAGTCCTGTAATGATAATGgtaaaagttgaaaatacattaattgAAATGGAAGTTGATTCTGGTGCAGGTATTTCAATATTACCCGAAGAAGTTGTGAAAGAGAAGTTACCTCATATACACATTAATCCTACTATTTTAAAGCTAAGAACTTATGATGGTTCAATTATTAAGCTGACAGGAGGAATTGAAGTTAAACTAATGTATGGCGAAAGAGAACTATGTGGTAAATTATTAGTAGTTAAAAAAGGACATAGAGCTTTGGTAGGCAGGGATTTAATGAACAAATTAGGAATAACGATTAGGGGTATTTCAAAGATTGAAGTAGAAAGcacaaataagaataataagttagagttattaataaatgaatttGAAGAATTGTTTGAGGAAAAAATTGGCaagtataaatatgaaaaagtgACGTTAAAAGTTAAAGAGGAATGTAcacctatattttgtaaaccGAGACAAATACCttttgcttttaaaaaaaaagttgaggaTGAGTTGGATAGATTAGAAAGGGAAGAGATAATACAGAAAGTGGAGACTAGTGAATGGGGTACTCTGCTTGTACCGGTTATTAAACCAGATGGATCTATTCGTTTATGTGCAGATTATAAGACtactgttaataaatatttggtagaTATTAACCATCCATTACCAAGAGTAGAAGAGGTATTTGTGGCGTTGCAAGGAGGTAAAACATTCtctaaattagattttttgaaTGCTTATAACCAATTACAGTTATGTGAAAGTACACAAAAACTATTAGCTTGGAGTACGAGTAAaggtatttatatagataaaagatTACCTTTTGGTACCAAACCAGCTTGTTCAAAGTTTCAGAGTGTTATTGAAAAAGTATTGTTAGGAACAAAGggtgttaaaaactttttagaTGACATAATTGTAACTG gACATATAATTGGATCAGAAGGTATTGAAAGAGATCAAAATAAAGTTAAAGCAATGCTTAATGCTGTAGAGCCTAAAAGTGTCACAGAAGTAAAAGCATTTACAG GTCCTATTcacaatttgttaaaaaaagaaGTGAAGTTTGTATGGACTAGTGAATGTAGACAGGCGTTTAATAAGACAAAGCAAGCAATGGCATCAGAATCATTATTGGTTCATTACAATTCAGATTTAAGTGTTGTATTGTCTTGCGATGCGTCGGAGTATGGTATAGGAGCAGtgttaatgcatatttttgaaaatggagAAAGGCGACCAGTGGAGTATGCATCAAGAATCCTAACCgtggctaaaaaaaaaatactcg AGACTGACCATAAACCTCTGTTAGCTTTGTATGGTGAAAATAAAGATATTCCTGTTATGGCCTCTGGGAGAATTCAAAGATGGGCATTATATTTATCTGAGTTTGATTATCAAGTATTACACGTTAAAAGTAATGATAATAAAGTGGCAGATGGACTTTCGAGATTACCTGATAAACATGATGTACAAACTCAAACAAATGAAACGGATTATGTTGATTTTATGGAAAATACTATGCCTATTTATTATGAGATACTTAGagtgaaaactaaaaaagatAAGgagtttaatttagttattaaatatttgaatgaagGTTGGTCGATAAAAGTAAGTGAGAAACTGAAACCTTATGCAATTAAGAAGGAAGAAATTTGTGTTGATAAAGATATATTAATGTGTggttatagaatattaattccTAAAATTCTGAGAAAGAATTTATTGAAAGAAGTACATTCAACTCACATGGGTATGTCTAAAATGAAGACATTGTGTAGATCATACATGTGGTGGCCTGGATTAGATAAGGATATAGAAAATTGGGTACAAAGTTGTGATGCTTGTTTACAAAGTAGATCAGAACCAATTTTAGCAGAACCA aatattaattctaaaattctGAGAAAGAATTTATTGAAAGAAGTACATTCAACTCACATGGGTATGTCTAAAATGAAGACATTGTGTAGATCATACATGTGGTGGCCTGGATTAGATAAGGATATAGAAAATTGGGTACAAAGTTGTGATGCTTGTTTACAAAGTAGATCAGAACCAATTTTAGCAGAACCAAAAAAGTGGGAGGAAGCTAGTTATCCAATGGACAGAGTACATATagattttctatatttaaaaggTAAAGATTATTTGATAATGacagatatatttacaaaatggcAAGAAGTAGCTGAAATGAAAGTAAGTAATAGTGGTTCAGTTATTGAAAAGTTAAGAGAGATATTTGCCAGGTTTGGGTTACCAAACAAAATTGTGTCAGATAATGGACCACAATTTAGATCAGAGgagtttatacaattttgtaaaaataatatgattaagttTGTGACATCACCTCCTTATCATCCAGCTACGGATGGATCAGCTGAAAATGCTGTTAAGtctttaaagaataatatattaaaggcagTAAAAGATAAGACAAATAAGAATGtttcattaaatacattaatccAAAGATATTTGTTAACATATAGGAATACACCACACTGGATAACGGGCGAGTCACCAAGTTATAGAATGTTTGGAAGGAAAATTAAGACTAGGTTAGATAAATTATGCATTTCTAAAGaaacaaataagtatataaaaagatttagaaaagtatattttaaagaagGAGACATAGTTTATGCTAGAGATTATTCAAACCCAAACAAAAAAGAGTGGAAGAAGGGAACAATCGAGGAAGTTATAGGTGAGAGGATATATATAGTTAGATTGGAAAAAGAAAATTTGATTTGGAGAAGGCACATTGACCAACTAATTGAAGTGGGTAAGATTAAGGAAAATGGTATTGAAACTGTAGAAAAGGAAAAAAGAGAAGAACAAACTGTATTGAaggaaaagaaaattattaaagaaaaaggaGAAACTATGGATAAAAAGAATTTTGAAATAGAAAAAAGTGAAATAAATGAAGGTTTAGAAGAGGAAGTAGAAGTCTCTTTATCTAAAAGATCTAAAAGGAATAGGAAAAAACCAGATAGGttgaacttataa